The Lycium barbarum isolate Lr01 chromosome 12, ASM1917538v2, whole genome shotgun sequence genome includes a region encoding these proteins:
- the LOC132623505 gene encoding ribulose bisphosphate carboxylase small subunit, chloroplastic 3-like: MASSVMSSAAVATGANAAQASMVAPFTGLKSAASFPVSRKSHLDITSIASNGGRVQCMQVWPPINMKKYETLSYLPDLSDEQLLKEIEYLLKNGWVPCLEFETEHGFVYRENNRSPGYYDGRYWTMWKLPMFGCTDATQVLAEVGEAKKAYPQAWIRIIGFDNVRQVQCISFIAYKPEGY; encoded by the exons ATGGCTTCCTCAGTGATGTCCTCAGCGGCTGTTGCCACCGGAGCCAATGCGGCACAAGCCAGCATGGTTGCACCCTTCACTGGCCTCAAATCCGCCGCCTCCTTCCCAGTTTCAAGAAAGTCTCACCTTGACATTACCTCCATTGCTAGCAATGGCGGAAGAGTCCAGTGCATGCAG GTGTGGCCACCAATTAACATGAAGAAGTACGAGACTCTCTCATACCTTCCTGACTTGTCTGACGAGCAATTGCTCAAGGAAATTGAGTACCTTTTGAAAAACGGATGGGTTCCTTGCTTGGAATTCGAGACTGAG CATGGATTCGTTTATCGTGAGAACAACAGGTCACCAGGTTACTACGATGGCAGATACTGGACAATGTGGAAGTTGCCCATGTTCGGGTGCACTGATGCTACCCAGGTCTTGGCTGAGGTGGGAGAGGCCAAGAAAGCATACCCACAAGCCTGGATCCGTATCATCGGATTCGACAACGTTCGTCAAGTGCAGTGCATCAGTTTCATTGCCTACAAGCCCGAAGGGTACTAG